One window of the Corvus moneduloides isolate bCorMon1 chromosome 10, bCorMon1.pri, whole genome shotgun sequence genome contains the following:
- the LOC116448845 gene encoding mucin-4-like isoform X4, with protein MGTRRWTLSTFLGCCAWILHGLGAVAAVPVTTDGPFTVGTAFPITAEDEWPHTTLTAEMSITAADAETFPPWTETDPVTVMSEYSSTVPALVNVTKPPNTTQSTEGGSAAPTTATAAAAITTQHPAVTPEAEHDEIDIPPDVPLGTTPVLEDVKEDILANREDTDLSTGNTTPPLAVTWVPQPTAGVTVLPSQGLTTAKGAVEEGVTLPEAIQSEASANSSGPSPDAAGELLPTQQDGAVGGVEGINPEPAGEMAPAGEESPLASESGDAGDGVNGEFSTASSSHLPPESLVMSGTVETPENSSLLPGQAVLSPDSSLTPSNGGDGQGVPGASSEASGSVLSPAASRAPVAPEGTENTATLLPAPELPSDAHSDTNLPVSATALPAGDVGAVDLASPSLQPAPWQTPTGEQPVLLPDALTSPTDIPSAPGAAYPAPEAGAITLPEADGAAETPASPDLTTGPEAPVSPSLREPQPAGMPAGAPQEADGLGTGLSSDSDAPSPVPFVPDGLAWPTAGIQGQGAEGIGDMAQAGGPGDASPYEDTQSDMSPPALQPSASPADNGDLLTGGTEDLANAELSPPSALGDGTEAGEVPALGQVSSTGPAPPSSAGMEPDLSGSEGPGDLPGESASAPGAVFPPPESVAGPVSEAETPVSPDLSAAQGAPGSPSFGGSQPWGTAAGALPGAGLPGAKGPDTDSTSAWDTPSSAVHGPVGPQSPGLGDQLGTDVGLPAAEGQGAGMAEPALEGAGSGIESEPSLSSTTGNGIAAGVDRLPGAGSPSGIASPSDVVAAPSVSRGDEAGPISSAAPGPDSLFPASPDGETRPGLGLVQGTESAGDVAQAGNPESESPHIETNPSAVSPQQDQLPDAGSSSGSASPSGDVAAPSLSDPSSLGALEGAGSVAEGAQPSLGAGTGVLPAAEEGASEVVGGGGSAGQSQAPTGMGPAGSETLDGETGDALQSASSSSSAEGSSLPGRTGEAAGETSLPGAAGAGGDLNTSLEAAGSQEASVSTPGTQSGASTELSDGKLSKVDVVEVPGGALVNGEPSPGASLVPVAPDNNGVSNGMTTSVAASLLLPGHGLSSGLAPNGDPNSAPGTQSGSRPLLPVSPGGLSEEAGGAQSWSLEDEVASGMPAPLGEASPHAPISPNAAPMLPSAPQRGNSAEGASASPGLLARESIVRSPAGGEGELGAAVPGGPALVLPPPQPGSPGAPSGDADSPVPGEASAVLHGTMAVQGDVTRLLPSAAGSGAHMETHSPPGGSPGLPGLPPAGITAGSPGAKTLGPGPAGGSSPAALQPFLGRELTTSLANRAPATSGSSLSGAFPGQGGSQGGFPATAHPATPCSPTLAGSAPPAPVPRGREVLPRPGAATVTSRASFPVVPAPPGGPAAVPALLPSPAVPAVPLYGYGARENDQEYVERRVDFNSPLFKPETGFPFGKTLRSSLYFTDNGQIIFPASDNSVLTYPNPPPSGFNGHEEVPMIAVFWDNADFSRGVGTTFYQEFSTLNTAKPPFVRDVEAKVWRYLRSSYSAVWTLKITWEKAPVYAARTDTRKTITYQAVLTTDGFRSYILMLYQDGGMQWDYTRLTSTNVLIGYTSGDGFYHNDDLTKRPPAAKYRPDQFRGYNTDLRGLWIYKLESRVGYNYRLKCLAWTGQQQEPRIWSQGLPTCPCSLQQGQQDPRFKSSRGGRWGARVSMLHSASPNQHGAGVRCLYDSQNQLIEGRQERYWRFFRQASPYRDQELKLYDWCCNRAGSAQLCAHYSEKRPKIGCDGYQSPSMDSLEEAENDSDEQIDGEDK; from the exons ATGGGGACCAGGCGATGGACGCTCTCCACCTTCCTGGGATGCTGCGCATGGATTCTGCACG ggcttggggctgttgctgctgtccctgtcactaCCGATGGGCCCTTTACTGTGGGGACAGCTTTCCCCATCACAGCAGAGGACGAGTGGCCCCATACCACACTCACTGCAGAGATGAGCATTACAGCAGCTGATGCTGAGACCTTCCCTCCCTGGACTGAGACAGACCCAGTGACGGTGATGAGTGAATACAGCTCTACAGTGCCAGCTTTGGTGAACGTGACCAAGCCTCCTAACACGACTCAGAGTACTGAGGGAGGTTCAGCTGCTCCCActacagccacagctgctgctgccatcaccACGCAGCACCCCGCTGTCACCCCAGAAGCAGAGCATGATGAAATAGACATCCCTCCTGATGTCCCTCTGGGGACCACTCCTGTCCTCGAGGATGTGAAGGAGGACATCCTTGCAAACAGAGAAGACACAGACCTCAGTACTGGCAACACCACCCCTCCACTGGCAGTCACCTGGGTGCCACAGCCAACTGCTGGTGTCACTGTGCTGCCGAGCCAAGGGCTGACCACAGCCAAGGGAGCAGTCGAGGAAGGTGTAACCCTGCCTGAAGCTATTCAAAGTGAAGCCAGTGCCAACTCCTCGGGCCCCAGTCCCGACGCCGCTGGGGAGCTGCTTCCAACTCAGCAGGATGGAGCAGTAGGCGGGGTTGAGGGCATTAACCCAGAGCCAGCAGGAGAAATGGCCCCAGCTGGTGAGGAAAGTCCCTTGGCTTCAGAGTCTGGAGATGCAGGAGATGGAGTGAATGGTGAATTCAGCACAGCCAGCTCATCCCACCTACCTCCAGAGAGCCTAGTGATGTCAGGAACAGTGGAAACCCCTGAGaattcctccctcctccctggccAGGCAGTGCTGAGTCCAGACTCTTCACTGACACCATCCAACGGTGGGGATGGGCAGGGTGTTCCTGGAGCGTCATCAGAGGCTTCTGGTTCAGTCTTGtcacctgcagccagcagggcaCCAGTGGCACCTGAGGGAACAGAGAACACTGCCACCTTACTGCCAGCTCCAGAGCTTCCCAGTGATGCACACAGTGACACGAATCTCCCAGTCTCAGCCACTGCGCTGCCTGCAGGGGATGTGGGAGCTGTGGATCTGGCCAgtccatctctccagcctgctcCATGGCAGACCCCCACTGGAGAACAGCCAGTGCTGCTTCCCGATGCTCTGACATCCCCCACAGACATCCCCAGTGCTCCCGGGGCCGCTTACCCAGCCCCAGAAGCTGGAGCCATCACCCTGCCTGAAGCTGATGGTGCAGCAGAGACACCAGCAAGTCCTGACCTCACTACTGGCCCAGAAGCACCTGTGTCTCCATCTCTCAGGGAGCCACAGCCAGCGGGGATGCCAGCTGGAGCTCCCCAGGAAGCCGATGGACTTGGCACTGGCTTGAGTTCAGATTCAGATGCCCCCAGCCCAGTGCCTTTTGTACCTGATGGACTGGCATGGCCCACTGCTGGGATCCAGGGTCAGGGAGCTGAGGGGATAGGGGacatggcacaggcaggaggtCCAGGGGATGCCAGTCCCTATGAAGATACCCAGAGTGACATGAGTCCTCCAGCCCTTCAGccctcagcatctcctgctgaTAATGGAGATCTGCTGACTGGAGGAACAGAAGACTTGGCAAATGCTGAACTTTCCCCTCCATCAGCACTTGGGGATGGAACAGAAGCAGGAGAAGTCCCAGCACTGGGACAAGTGTCTTCAACTGGTCCTGCacctcccagcagtgctggaatggAGCCTGATCTCTCAGGATCTGAAGGACCAGGGGACCTGCCTGGTGAATCTGCcagtgctcctggggctgtttTCCCACCCCCAGAGTCTGTGGCTGGCCCCGTGTCTGAGGCAGAGACACCGGTGAGCCCTGACctcagtgctgcccagggagcacCTGGGTCTCCATCCTTTGGTGGGTCACAGCCATGGGGGACAGCAGCTGGTGCTCTCCCGGGAGCAGGCCTCCCTGGAGCCAAAGGACCAGACACTGACTCAACTTCAGCATGGGATACCCCCAGCTCAGCAGTTCATGGACCAGTAGGACCCCAGTCACCTGGCCTTGGGGACCAGCTTGGCACAGATgtggggctgccagcagcagaagggcAAGGAGCCGGCATGGCAGAGCCAGCACTGGAAGGAGCAGGCAGTGGGATTGAGTCTGAGCCATCCCTGAGCTCCACCACAGGGAATGGAATAGCAGCTGGGGTGGATCGACTGCCTGGTGCTGGTTCCCCATCCGGTATCGCCTCTCCCAGTGATGTGGTGGCAGCACCTTCTGTGTCAAGGGGTGATGAGGCAGGACCCATCTCATCCGCAGCCCCTGGCCCTGACAGTCTGTTCCCGGCCTCTCCAGATGGTGAAACTCGTCCAGGGCTTGGTCTGGTGCAGGGGACTGAAAGTGCAGGGGatgtggcacaggcaggaaacCCAGAGAGTGAAAGTCCCCATATAGAGACAAATCCTTCAGCTGTCAGCCCTCAGCAG GATCAACTGCCTGATGCAGGTTCTTCATCTGGTTCAGCCTCTCCCAGTGGTGATGTTGCAGCACCCTCTCTTTCAGATCCATCCAGCCTGGGTGCACTCGAAGGAGCAGGCAGTGTTGCTGAAGGTGCTCAGCCCTCCCTGGGTGCTGGCACTGGCgtccttcctgctgcagaagaaGGGGCAAGTGAAGTGGTTGGTGGTGGAGGGTCTGCAGGGCAGTCCCAAGCTCCTACCGGAATGGGACCAGCTGGTTCAGAAACCCTTGATGGAGAAACAGGAGATGCATTGCAGTCTGCATCCTCTTCCTCGTCTGCAGAGGGGTCTTCATTACCTGGGAGGACAGGTGAGGCTGCTGGTGAAACAAgccttcctggagctgctggagctggtggtgaCTTGAACACAAGCTTGGAGGCTGCTGGCTCTCAGGAAGCATCTGTATCTACCCCTGGCACCCAAAGTGGTGCCAGTACTGAACTTTCTGATGGAAAACTGAGCAAAGTCGATGTGGTGGAGGTGCCTGGAGGAGCCTTGGTGAATGGGGAACCTTCCCCTGGTGCCAGCCTGGTCCCAGTGGCTCCAGACAACAATGGCGTTTCCAATGGCATGACCACCTCAGTGgctgcttctctgcttctcCCCGGACATGGGCTGAGCTCAGGGCTGGCACCTAATGGGGACCCCAACTCTGCCCCTGGCACCCAGAGTGGGAGCAGGCCCCTGCTGCCAGTGTCACCAGGTGGGCTGTCAGAAGAAGCTGGAGGTGCTCAGTCGTGGTCTCTTGAAGATGAGGTGGCCTCAGGCATGCCGGCACCTTTGGGAGAAGCTTCCCCTCATGCTCCCATATCCCCCAACGCTGCCCCCATGCTGCCTTCTGCCCCACAGAGAGGAAATTCTGCAGAGGGGGCgtctgccagccctgggctttTGGCACGTGAGTCAATAGTGAGGTCCCCTGCAGGTGgagagggagagctgggggctgctgtgccagggggcCCTGCCTTGGTCCTGCCTCCCCCCCAGCCAGGAAGCCCCGGAGCCCCCTCTGGGGATGCTGACAGCCCTGTTCCTGGAGAAGCGAGTGCTGTGCTCCATGGAACGATGGCAGTGCAAGGGGATGTAACCCGTCtgcttcccagtgctgctggatcCGGGGCACATATGGAGACTCACTCCCCACCTGGAGGGAGTCCAGGGCTCCCTGGCCTTCCTCCCGCTGGCATCACTGCTGGCAGTCCCGGCGCAAAAACCCTGGGGCCAGGACCTGCTGGTGGCTCATCACCCGCTGCCCTGCAGCCAttcctgggcagggagctgaCCACCAGCCTGGCAAACAGAGCCCCTGCCACGTCTGGGTCGAGCCTTTCTGGAGCCTTCCCAGGCCAGGGGGGATCCCAGGGCGGGTTCCCAGCCACTGCACACCCTGCCACACCCTGCAGCCCGACCCTCGCCGGCTCAGCCCCACCAGCCCCCGtgcccaggggcagggaggtgcttcccaggccaggagcagccactgTCACCTCCCGCGCATCATTCCCCGTGGTTCCAGCTCCACCAGGAGGGCcagcagctgtcccagccctgctgcccagtCCCGCAG ttccaGCTGTGCCCCTCTATGGGTATGGGGCAAGGGAAAATGATCAGGAGTACGTGGAAAGGAGAGTGGATTTTAATTCTCCGCTTTTCAAGCCTGAGACTGGATTCCCATTTGGGAAGACCCTGCGCAGCTCTCTCTAT TTTACAGACAATGGACAGATCATTTTCCCAGCCTCGGACAACAGCGTCCTCACGTACCCCAACCCTCCTCCCAGCGGCTTCAATGGCCACGAAGAGGTTCCCATGATCGCCGTGTTTTGGGACAATGCTGACTTCTCCAGAGGTGTTGGCACCACGTTTTACCAG GAGTTCTCCACCCTCAACACAGCCAAGCCTCCGTTCGTCCGTGACGTGGAAGCGAAGGTCTGGCGGTACCTGAGGTCCTCCTACTCTGCAGTCTGGACCCTGAAAATCACCTGGGAGAAGGCACCTGTCTATGCAGCAAGGACTGACACCCGGAAG ACAATCACATACCAGGCTGTCCTGACCACCGATGGCTTCAGGTCGTACATCCTGATGCTGTACCAGGACGGAGGCATGCAATGGGATTACACCAGGCTCACTTCCACCAATGTGCTCATCGGCTACACCAG TGGGGATGGCTTTTACCACAACGATGACCTGACTAAGAGACCTCCAGCTGCCAAATATCGCCCTGACCAGTTCAGGGGCTACAACACAG aCCTCCGTGGATTGTGGATTTACAAGCTGGAGAGCCGCGTGGGCTACAACTACCGGCTGAAGTGTCTGGCATGGacggggcagcagcaggagcccaggATATGGagccagggcctgcccacctgCCCTTGCTCCCTGCAGCAAGGGCAGCAGGACCCACGCTTCAAGAGCAGCCGTGGAG GCAGGTGGGGTGCCCGTGTCTCCATGCTGCACTCGGCCTCCCCCAACCAGCACGGCGCCGGCGTCCGCTGCCTGTACGACAGCCAGAACCAGCTCATCGAGGGGCGGCAGGAGAGGTACTGGAGGTTCTTCAGGCAGGCGTCACCCTACCGTG ACCAGGAGCTGAAGCTGTACGACTGGTGCTGTAACCGGGcgggcagtgcccagctctgcgCCCACTACAGTGAGAAGAGGCCGAAGATTGGCTGTGACGGATACCAGTCCCCCAGCATGG ATTCCttggaggaggcagagaatGACTCGGATGAGCAGATAG ACGGAGAGGACAAGTAA
- the LOC116448845 gene encoding mucin-4-like isoform X3, giving the protein MGTRRWTLSTFLGCCAWILHGLGAVAAVPVTTDGPFTVGTAFPITAEDEWPHTTLTAEMSITAADAETFPPWTETDPVTVMSEYSSTVPALVNVTKPPNTTQSTEGGSAAPTTATAAAAITTQHPAVTPEAEHDEIDIPPDVPLGTTPVLEDVKEDILANREDTDLSTGNTTPPLAVTWVPQPTAGVTVLPSQGLTTAKGAVEEGVTLPEAIQSEASANSSGPSPDAAGELLPTQQDGAVGGVEGINPEPAGEMAPAGEESPLASESGDAGDGVNGEFSTASSSHLPPESLVMSGTVETPENSSLLPGQAVLSPDSSLTPSNGGDGQGVPGASSEASGSVLSPAASRAPVAPEGTENTATLLPAPELPSDAHSDTNLPVSATALPAGDVGAVDLASPSLQPAPWQTPTGEQPVLLPDALTSPTDIPSAPGAAYPAPEAGAITLPEADGAAETPASPDLTTGPEAPVSPSLREPQPAGMPAGAPQEADGLGTGLSSDSDAPSPVPFVPDGLAWPTAGIQGQGAEGIGDMAQAGGPGDASPYEDTQSDMSPPALQPSASPADNGDLLTGGTEDLANAELSPPSALGDGTEAGEVPALGQVSSTGPAPPSSAGMEPDLSGSEGPGDLPGESASAPGAVFPPPESVAGPVSEAETPVSPDLSAAQGAPGSPSFGGSQPWGTAAGALPGAGLPGAKGPDTDSTSAWDTPSSAVHGPVGPQSPGLGDQLGTDVGLPAAEGQGAGMAEPALEGAGSGIESEPSLSSTTGNGIAAGVDRLPGAGSPSGITSPSDVVAAPSVSRGDEAGPISSAAPGPDSLFPASPDGETRPGLGLVQGTESAGDVAQAGNPESGSPHMETNPSAAVSPQQDQLPDAGSSSGSASPSGDVAAPSLSDPSSLGALEGAGSVAEGAQPSLGAGTGVLPAAEEGASEVVGGGGSAGQSQAPTGMGPAGSETLDGETGDALQSASSSSSAEGSSLPGRTGEAAGETSLPGAAGAGGDLNTSLEAAGSQEASVSTPGTQSGASTELSDGKLSKVDVVEVPGGALVNGEPSPGASLVPVAPDNNGVSNGMTTSVAASLLLPGHGLSSGLAPNGDPNSAPGTQSGSRPLLPVSPGGLSEEAGGAQSWSLEDEVASGMPAPLGEASPHAPISPNAAPMLPSAPQRGNSAEGASASPGLLARESIVRSPAGGEGELGAAVPGGPALVLPPPQPGSPGAPSGDADSPVPGEASAVLHGTMAVQGDVTRLLPSAAGSGAHMETHSPPGGSPGLPGLPPAGITAGSPGAKTLGPGPAGGSSPAALQPFLGRELTTSLANRAPATSGSSLSGAFPGQGGSQGGFPATAHPATPCSPTLAGSAPPAPVPRGREVLPRPGAATVTSRASFPVVPAPPGGPAAVPALLPSPAVPAVPLYGYGARENDQEYVERRVDFNSPLFKPETGFPFGKTLRSSLYFTDNGQIIFPASDNSVLTYPNPPPSGFNGHEEVPMIAVFWDNADFSRGVGTTFYQEFSTLNTAKPPFVRDVEAKVWRYLRSSYSAVWTLKITWEKAPVYAARTDTRKTITYQAVLTTDGFRSYILMLYQDGGMQWDYTRLTSTNVLIGYTSGDGFYHNDDLTKRPPAAKYRPDQFRGYNTDLRGLWIYKLESRVGYNYRLKCLAWTGQQQEPRIWSQGLPTCPCSLQQGQQDPRFKSSRGGRWGARVSMLHSASPNQHGAGVRCLYDSQNQLIEGRQERYWRFFRQASPYRDQELKLYDWCCNRAGSAQLCAHYSEKRPKIGCDGYQSPSMDSLEEAENDSDEQIDGEDK; this is encoded by the exons ATGGGGACCAGGCGATGGACGCTCTCCACCTTCCTGGGATGCTGCGCATGGATTCTGCACG ggcttggggctgttgctgctgtccctgtcactaCCGATGGGCCCTTTACTGTGGGGACAGCTTTCCCCATCACAGCAGAGGACGAGTGGCCCCATACCACACTCACTGCAGAGATGAGCATTACAGCAGCTGATGCTGAGACCTTCCCTCCCTGGACTGAGACAGACCCAGTGACGGTGATGAGTGAATACAGCTCTACAGTGCCAGCTTTGGTGAACGTGACCAAGCCTCCTAACACGACTCAGAGTACTGAGGGAGGTTCAGCTGCTCCCActacagccacagctgctgctgccatcaccACGCAGCACCCCGCTGTCACCCCAGAAGCAGAGCATGATGAAATAGACATCCCTCCTGATGTCCCTCTGGGGACCACTCCTGTCCTCGAGGATGTGAAGGAGGACATCCTTGCAAACAGAGAAGACACAGACCTCAGTACTGGCAACACCACCCCTCCACTGGCAGTCACCTGGGTGCCACAGCCAACTGCTGGTGTCACTGTGCTGCCGAGCCAAGGGCTGACCACAGCCAAGGGAGCAGTCGAGGAAGGTGTAACCCTGCCTGAAGCTATTCAAAGTGAAGCCAGTGCCAACTCCTCGGGCCCCAGTCCCGACGCCGCTGGGGAGCTGCTTCCAACTCAGCAGGATGGAGCAGTAGGCGGGGTTGAGGGCATTAACCCAGAGCCAGCAGGAGAAATGGCCCCAGCTGGTGAGGAAAGTCCCTTGGCTTCAGAGTCTGGAGATGCAGGAGATGGAGTGAATGGTGAATTCAGCACAGCCAGCTCATCCCACCTACCTCCAGAGAGCCTAGTGATGTCAGGAACAGTGGAAACCCCTGAGaattcctccctcctccctggccAGGCAGTGCTGAGTCCAGACTCTTCACTGACACCATCCAACGGTGGGGATGGGCAGGGTGTTCCTGGAGCGTCATCAGAGGCTTCTGGTTCAGTCTTGtcacctgcagccagcagggcaCCAGTGGCACCTGAGGGAACAGAGAACACTGCCACCTTACTGCCAGCTCCAGAGCTTCCCAGTGATGCACACAGTGACACGAATCTCCCAGTCTCAGCCACTGCGCTGCCTGCAGGGGATGTGGGAGCTGTGGATCTGGCCAgtccatctctccagcctgctcCATGGCAGACCCCCACTGGAGAACAGCCAGTGCTGCTTCCCGATGCTCTGACATCCCCCACAGACATCCCCAGTGCTCCCGGGGCCGCTTACCCAGCCCCAGAAGCTGGAGCCATCACCCTGCCTGAAGCTGATGGTGCAGCAGAGACACCAGCAAGTCCTGACCTCACTACTGGCCCAGAAGCACCTGTGTCTCCATCTCTCAGGGAGCCACAGCCAGCGGGGATGCCAGCTGGAGCTCCCCAGGAAGCCGATGGACTTGGCACTGGCTTGAGTTCAGATTCAGATGCCCCCAGCCCAGTGCCTTTTGTACCTGATGGACTGGCATGGCCCACTGCTGGGATCCAGGGTCAGGGAGCTGAGGGGATAGGGGacatggcacaggcaggaggtCCAGGGGATGCCAGTCCCTATGAAGATACCCAGAGTGACATGAGTCCTCCAGCCCTTCAGccctcagcatctcctgctgaTAATGGAGATCTGCTGACTGGAGGAACAGAAGACTTGGCAA ATGCTGAACTTTCCCCTCCATCAGCACTTGGGGATGGAACAGAAGCAGGAGAAGTCCCAGCACTGGGACAAGTGTCTTCAACTGGTCCTGCacctcccagcagtgctggaatggAGCCTGATCTCTCAGGATCTGAAGGACCAGGGGACCTGCCTGGTGAATCTGCcagtgctcctggggctgtttTCCCACCCCCAGAGTCTGTGGCTGGCCCCGTGTCTGAGGCAGAGACACCGGTGAGCCCTGACctcagtgctgcccagggagcacCTGGGTCTCCATCCTTTGGTGGGTCACAGCCATGGGGGACAGCAGCTGGTGCTCTCCCGGGAGCAGGCCTCCCTGGAGCCAAAGGACCAGACACTGACTCAACTTCAGCATGGGATACCCCCAGCTCAGCAGTTCATGGACCAGTAGGACCCCAGTCACCTGGCCTTGGGGACCAGCTTGGCACAGATgtggggctgccagcagcagaagggcAAGGAGCCGGCATGGCAGAGCCAGCACTGGAAGGAGCAGGCAGTGGGATTGAGTCTGAGCCATCCCTGAGCTCCACCACAGGGAATGGAATAGCAGCTGGGGTGGATCGACTGCCTGGTGCTGGTTCCCCATCCGGTATCACCTCTCCCAGTGATGTGGTGGCAGCACCTTCTGTGTCAAGGGGTGATGAGGCAGGACCCATCTCATCTGCAGCCCCTGGTCCTGACAGTCTGTTCCCGGCCTCTCCAGATGGTGAAACTCGCCCAGGGCTTGGTCTGGTGCAGGGGACTGAGAGTGCAGGGGatgtggcacaggcaggaaacCCAGAGAGTGGAAGTCCCCATATGGAGACAAATCCTTCAGCAGCTGTCAGCCCTCAGCAGGATCAACTGCCTGATGCAGGTTCTTCATCTGGTTCAGCCTCTCCCAGTGGTGATGTTGCAGCACCCTCTCTTTCAGATCCATCCAGCCTGGGTGCACTCGAAGGAGCAGGCAGTGTTGCTGAAGGTGCTCAGCCCTCCCTGGGTGCTGGCACTGGCgtccttcctgctgcagaagaaGGGGCAAGTGAAGTGGTTGGTGGTGGAGGGTCTGCAGGGCAGTCCCAAGCTCCTACCGGAATGGGACCAGCTGGTTCAGAAACCCTTGATGGAGAAACAGGAGATGCATTGCAGTCTGCATCCTCTTCCTCGTCTGCAGAGGGGTCTTCATTACCTGGGAGGACAGGTGAGGCTGCTGGTGAAACAAgccttcctggagctgctggagctggtggtgaCTTGAACACAAGCTTGGAGGCTGCTGGCTCTCAGGAAGCATCTGTATCTACCCCTGGCACCCAAAGTGGTGCCAGTACTGAACTTTCTGATGGAAAACTGAGCAAAGTCGATGTGGTGGAGGTGCCTGGAGGAGCCTTGGTGAATGGGGAACCTTCCCCTGGTGCCAGCCTGGTCCCAGTGGCTCCAGACAACAATGGCGTTTCCAATGGCATGACCACCTCAGTGgctgcttctctgcttctcCCCGGACATGGGCTGAGCTCAGGGCTGGCACCTAATGGGGACCCCAACTCTGCCCCTGGCACCCAGAGTGGGAGCAGGCCCCTGCTGCCAGTGTCACCAGGTGGGCTGTCAGAAGAAGCTGGAGGTGCTCAGTCGTGGTCTCTTGAAGATGAGGTGGCCTCAGGCATGCCGGCACCTTTGGGAGAAGCTTCCCCTCATGCTCCCATATCCCCCAACGCTGCCCCCATGCTGCCTTCTGCCCCACAGAGAGGAAATTCTGCAGAGGGGGCgtctgccagccctgggctttTGGCACGTGAGTCAATAGTGAGGTCCCCTGCAGGTGgagagggagagctgggggctgctgtgccagggggcCCTGCCTTGGTCCTGCCTCCCCCCCAGCCAGGAAGCCCCGGAGCCCCCTCTGGGGATGCTGACAGCCCTGTTCCTGGAGAAGCGAGTGCTGTGCTCCATGGAACGATGGCAGTGCAAGGGGATGTAACCCGTCtgcttcccagtgctgctggatcCGGGGCACATATGGAGACTCACTCCCCACCTGGAGGGAGTCCAGGGCTCCCTGGCCTTCCTCCCGCTGGCATCACTGCTGGCAGTCCCGGCGCAAAAACCCTGGGGCCAGGACCTGCTGGTGGCTCATCACCCGCTGCCCTGCAGCCAttcctgggcagggagctgaCCACCAGCCTGGCAAACAGAGCCCCTGCCACGTCTGGGTCGAGCCTTTCTGGAGCCTTCCCAGGCCAGGGGGGATCCCAGGGCGGGTTCCCAGCCACTGCACACCCTGCCACACCCTGCAGCCCGACCCTCGCCGGCTCAGCCCCACCAGCCCCCGtgcccaggggcagggaggtgcttcccaggccaggagcagccactgTCACCTCCCGCGCATCATTCCCCGTGGTTCCAGCTCCACCAGGAGGGCcagcagctgtcccagccctgctgcccagtCCCGCAG ttccaGCTGTGCCCCTCTATGGGTATGGGGCAAGGGAAAATGATCAGGAGTACGTGGAAAGGAGAGTGGATTTTAATTCTCCGCTTTTCAAGCCTGAGACTGGATTCCCATTTGGGAAGACCCTGCGCAGCTCTCTCTAT TTTACAGACAATGGACAGATCATTTTCCCAGCCTCGGACAACAGCGTCCTCACGTACCCCAACCCTCCTCCCAGCGGCTTCAATGGCCACGAAGAGGTTCCCATGATCGCCGTGTTTTGGGACAATGCTGACTTCTCCAGAGGTGTTGGCACCACGTTTTACCAG GAGTTCTCCACCCTCAACACAGCCAAGCCTCCGTTCGTCCGTGACGTGGAAGCGAAGGTCTGGCGGTACCTGAGGTCCTCCTACTCTGCAGTCTGGACCCTGAAAATCACCTGGGAGAAGGCACCTGTCTATGCAGCAAGGACTGACACCCGGAAG ACAATCACATACCAGGCTGTCCTGACCACCGATGGCTTCAGGTCGTACATCCTGATGCTGTACCAGGACGGAGGCATGCAATGGGATTACACCAGGCTCACTTCCACCAATGTGCTCATCGGCTACACCAG TGGGGATGGCTTTTACCACAACGATGACCTGACTAAGAGACCTCCAGCTGCCAAATATCGCCCTGACCAGTTCAGGGGCTACAACACAG aCCTCCGTGGATTGTGGATTTACAAGCTGGAGAGCCGCGTGGGCTACAACTACCGGCTGAAGTGTCTGGCATGGacggggcagcagcaggagcccaggATATGGagccagggcctgcccacctgCCCTTGCTCCCTGCAGCAAGGGCAGCAGGACCCACGCTTCAAGAGCAGCCGTGGAG GCAGGTGGGGTGCCCGTGTCTCCATGCTGCACTCGGCCTCCCCCAACCAGCACGGCGCCGGCGTCCGCTGCCTGTACGACAGCCAGAACCAGCTCATCGAGGGGCGGCAGGAGAGGTACTGGAGGTTCTTCAGGCAGGCGTCACCCTACCGTG ACCAGGAGCTGAAGCTGTACGACTGGTGCTGTAACCGGGcgggcagtgcccagctctgcgCCCACTACAGTGAGAAGAGGCCGAAGATTGGCTGTGACGGATACCAGTCCCCCAGCATGG ATTCCttggaggaggcagagaatGACTCGGATGAGCAGATAG ACGGAGAGGACAAGTAA